TCCGCTAGTCAATTGGGCATTACTTTGACTGGACTAATTATTGGGTGGGTCGGCGAAGGGTCTGTGGCAGCTCTGTTGCATCCTTTGATTGGAAATCTGCCAATCAGTGCGGCGCTTAGCCGGACGATCTCAGTTATTTTAGGTTTTGCCATTGTGACCTATGTTGATGTCGTTGTAGGTGAACTATTACCGAAAAGTTATAGTATCGCGCAGACTGAAAAAGTGGTTCTAGCAATTGTTAAACCCTTGCACTATTTTTATAAAGTAATGTATCCATTTATTTGGTTATTGAATCACTCAGCCGCAAAATTAGGTAAATTATTGGGAATAAAGCTGGTTTCTGAAGGGGAAGAAACGCTGACCCAAGAAGAGCTATTATTTGTAGCTGTGGATTCCTATAAAAAAGGTGAATTAACAAAAGAAGAATATCATTATATGGAAAATGTGTTTGAATTTGATGATACTTTAGCTAAAGAGATTCAGGTCGATCGGACTTCTATGGAAGTATTTGAAGTAGACGAAACGGTAGAACAAGCGATTCAGCACTCTTTAAAACGAGGACATTCACGTTATCCTGTGATCGAAGAATCTAAGGATAATGTACTAGGTTATGTGACGCTACCTGCGTTGATCAAAGAATCATTTATCGACAATCAAAGAAAAGTTAGCGAGTTAGTGGAAGAGCCGATCGTTGCATTAGCGACTACTCCAATCAAGAGTTTATTGACCATGATGAGAAAAGAAGGCAAGCATATTGCGATTTTGAAGGATGAATACGGTGGAACCACTGGTATGGTCACGATAGAAGATATTTTAGAAGAGTTAGTTGGTGATATTCGAGATGAGACGGATTTAGAAAATGCCTTGATTGCTAAAGAGTCGGATCATTCTTATATCGTCTCAGGCAAGATTACTCTCGATGATTTTGAACGGTATTTTAAAGTCAAGATTGCCGCATTTGAGGAATCTGAAATGTCCACATTAGCTGGTTTTATTGTAGAAAGAAAAAATAATCAAATTGCTGTAGGAGATACAATCGAGATCGATGGTTTTACTTTTGAAGTGATGGATTATGAACATGCACATATTGATTATTTTAAAGTGAAAAAAATAGCTGAATAAAATCGTAAATCGAGGTTGAGATGTGAGTCGAAGAGTGATGTCTCAACCTCGTTTTTTAGTGGGGTGATTTCTTTGTGTGAAGTGGCAAAAAGGATTGACGGAAATCGATTATTCAGCTAGGATTAAGAAAAAATGAAATAGAAGGTGTTTGAATGCGTAAAGTAGGAATTATTGGATTAGGTCATGTTGGTGCCACACTTGCTTATACCTTAGTCACTGAAAACTTAGTTGACGAACTTGTTTTGATTGATAAGGATGAAAAATTGGCAATTTCTGAACAATATGATCTCTTAGATGCACAAGTTTTTTTAACAGGTAAAACAACGATCATCATTCAGGACTATCAGGCATTAAGAGACGCCTCAGTTATTGTTTTTTGTGCCGGACAAATCAGTGCGCTGGGAGATGACGGGGATCGTTTTAAAGAACTTGAAATCACAAGTAAAATAGTAGAAGATACCGCACCTCAAATCAAGCAATCTGGGTTTGACGGCATTATTGTGACTATCACAAATCCATGTGATGTCATTGCCGCTTATATGCAAAAATTAACAGGCTTTGAGACAAATAAAGTCTTTGGAACAGGGACGATGCTGGATACAGCACGAATGAAACAGGCAGTAAGCCGCAATCTAGCAATCGACAGTCGCAATGTCGGTGGGTATGTCTACGGTGAGCATGGAGATTCTCAATTTGTTGCTTGGTCAAGTGTGACTGTGGGGGATCGACCGCTTTTATCTTGGAATCGTGAACTGGATTTAGAGACATTAGATGAGGATGTTCGGGCTGGAGGCTGGAATGCATTTGCTGGAAAAGGCTACACAAGTTATGGTATTGCAACCTGTGCTGCTCGTCTGATTCGGATGATTTTGAATGATTCTAAAACGATCGTACCAGTTTCAGCTTACAACAAACAAGCAGATGTTTATTATGGACAACCAGTAGTGATTGGGAAAAATGGTATAGAATCATTTGTTGATTGTCCGCTGACTGACAAAGAAAATGATTCCTTAACATGTTCTATTGAAATTATCAAAAATGGACTGGCTAATTTACCATTTAAGCCGTAAAATAAGAGACGTGATTTTACTAAATATGGAGGCAATCTATTGATAAATTTAACAGAAATAACGGAGAAGATGTCTCCAAATCAAAAAATAAACTATGACCGTGTTTTACAAAAAGTGATTGCAGAGTGGGGAAAATCAGCTATCCGTCCTACTATTTTGCTCCACAGTTGTTGTGCACCTTGCAGTACGTACTCACTTGAATATTTGACACAATATGCAGATGTTACGATTTTCTTTGCCAATTCCAATATTCATCCTAGAGCTGAATATCAGCGTCGAGAAATCGTTCAAAAAAAGTTCGTAGAGGATTTTAATGAACAGACCAATAATCAGGTACAATTTTTAGCGGCACCCTATGAACCAAATAAATTTATCCAAATGGTGCAGGAAAAAGAACTGACAGAAGAGCCAGAAGGTGGCAAACGTTGTTCAGCATGTTTCCAAATGCGTTTAGATATCGTTGCGGAAAAAGCACAAGAATTAGGGTATGATTATTTTGGAAGTGCGCTAACGCTATCACCAAAGAAAAATAGCCAATTGATCAACGAGATCGGAATCGATATTCAAAAATTTTATGCAACCAATTATTTGCCCAGTGATTTTAAGAAAAATAATGGTTATAAACGTTCGATTGAGCTGTGTAAAGAATATGATGTATACCGACAATGCTATTGTGGCTGTATGTTTGCGGCGACAAAACAAGGTGTTAATCTAAAAACTGTGAACAAAGAAGCTAAAGAATTTTTAGCGGAATGTAAAAAATAGTTAAATAAGACGAGGTCAGGACAGAAGTGTTTAACTCCAAGAACCAAGTTCTTCAATTCTTAGTGTCTTTGACACTTATAAGTTGATGAGATCGGAACGCAATGTAGTAGGTACTGTGCAACATCAATTCATACTTCGCTGTATTTTACAGCAAATTCAGCTTATTTCCGAAGGAGTTAATGATGCTCCCACCGTTTATTCGGATTCCTTGAGGCTGGAATGTAACTCGTAGAGTTATGTTCCAGCCTCGTTTTTTTGTTGTAATGTCTCATTTTAGTATATAGTTTTAAACTATAGATAATGATAGGAAATAAGTTCTATTCTATATTTCTTCCTCGTGGTAAAGTAGTTGAAATACCTTACTGAAGGAGGAAAAGTATGAAAACATCGATTATCGGGTTCCCGCGGGTAGGAGAATCAAGAGAGCTAAAATTTGCAACAGAGAAGTATTTTAGAAAGGAAATCACCGAAGAAGAATTAGAAGCAAAAGGCAAAGAATTACGCCACAAACATTGGCAACTTTTAGTCGATCAGGGAATCGATTTTATACCAAGCGGGGATTTTTCTTTCTTTGATACAACGTTGGATACGGCACTTTTATTGAATCTTGTACCTGAGAAATATCAGTCTTTACAGTTATCACCATTAGAAACGTATTTTGCATTAGCTAGAGGCTATCAAGGCGCTGCGGGGGACGTTACAGCTTTAGCTATGAAAAAGTGGTTCAATACCAATTATCATTATATGGTTCCAGAAATTGATGATACTACGGAGCTTAAACTTGTTGGAGATAGTCTATTTAAGGCTTTTAATGAAGCAAAAGAGCACGATATCATTACTCGACCAACAATTTTAGGCCCGTTTACCTTATTAAAATTGGCAACTTACCATGGTTCAAAGCAGGCAGCTGATTTTTATGAGGACGCTATTATAGCTTATGGGCAAATTTTTGATCAATTAGCTGCATCAGGCTGTGAATGGCTTCAGATCGATGAGCCAGCTTTAGTTTTAGATTTATCGCCTGCGGAAGTTCAACAATTTAAAGGATTGTACCAACGATTATTGGCTAAAAAAGGTCACCTGAATATACTAGTACAAACCTATTTCGGAGACGTTCGAGATACTTATCAGGAATTGATTGAATTGCCATTTGATGGGATTGGCTTGGATTTTGTTGAAGGTAGAAAAACAGTAAGTTTGCTTGAAGAATATGGTTTCCCAAAAGGGACACTTTTATTTGCGGGAATCGTGAATGGGAAAAACATTTGGAAAAATAATTACCAAGAAACACTGTCACTCCTAGAAAAAATTCAACCGTTCGGCACTATTGTGTTGAATACCTCATGCTCATTACTCCATGTGCCTTTCACACTGGCTAATGAATCGGCTTTAGAAACAACAGTAACAAACCATTTTGCTTTTGCAGTTGAAAAATTAGCTGAATTAAATGAATTAAAGAAAATAGTTGCGGATAAACAGACGCATCATGAGTTACTGAAGGGCAATACAGCGCTATTTGTTCAAGAGCGTTTTTCTAAAAACAAGCATGTTGCTCAACAGATCGAAGCATTGACAGAAAGAGATTTTATTCGGTTACCGGTGTTGGCTGAACGGGCAACGATCCAAAAAGAAAAGTTACAATTGCCGATTTTGCCGACGACTACGATCGGTTCTTTTCCACAAACAAAAGAAGTCAAACAAAATCGTGCTAAATTTAAAAAAGGTGAAATCACGGAAGCGGAATATACAGCTTTTAATCAGGAGAAAATTGCGGAATGTGTTGGTTTTCAAGAAGAGATTGGTTTAGATGTTCTAGTTCACGGTGAATTTGAACGCAATGATATGGTTGAATATTTTGGTGAGAGTCTGGATGGCTATTTATTTACTGAAAAAGCTTGGGTTCAGTCATATGGCACTCGCTGTGTCAAACCTCCGATTATCTGGGGAGATGTTTCACGTTCACAACCAATCACGGTAGCCTACTCAAAATATGCCCAAACCTTGACGGACAAACCGATGAAAGGAATGCTGACAGGGCCTGTAACGATATTGAATTGGTCGTTCCCTCGTGAAGATATCAGTTTAAGAGAGTCAACCTTGCAATTAGCATTAGCTATTCAAGAAGAAGTGCTGGATTTAGAAACGAATGGAATTGAAATTATTCAAATCGATGAAGCGGCATTACGTGAAAAATTACCCTTACGTCAAACGGATTGGCATTGTGAATACCTAGCTTGGGCGATCCCCGCTTTCCGCTTAGTGCATAGCAAGGTCCAGCCGACAACTCAAATTCACACGCATATGTGTTATAGCGAGTTTGCAGATATCATTCAGGATATCGACAACATGGACGCAGATGTTATTTCATTTGAGGCCTCTCGTTCAAATTTAGATATTTTAGATGCTTTAAAGGCTATTGATTTTCAAACTCAAGTTGGGCCAGGAGTTTATGATATTCATTCGCCTCGTGTACCATCAGTAGAAGAAATTGAAACAACGATTCATAACATTTTAACCAAATTACCGATCGAAAAAGTTTGGGTCAATCCTGATTGTGGGTTAAAAACGCGTGGAGTACCAGAAACAAAAGCAAGTTTGAAAAATTTGGTCCTTGCAGCTAAAAAGGTACGTGGAGGGGTGTAAATGAGGACAGATACCTTGTTCAAAGAAAAGACCGTCTTTTCCTACGAAATTTTTCCACCTAGACGAACAGCACCAGTCGATACGATATACCATACCTTGGATCGTTTGAAAGGGCAACAGCCTGATTTTATCAGCGTGACTTTAGGAGCTGGCGGTATTGGCGCTAACTTAAGCACCGTAGATATTGCTCAGAAAATTCAAGATGAGCAATTTTTGCCAAGTGTGGCCCATTTACCAGCTGTAAATTTTTCAAAAGATGAGATCGTGGTGATTTTAGAAGAATTGAAACAAAAAAAGGTAGAAAATGTATTAGCTTTAAGAGGGGATCTTTTACCGGATAAAGAGCCAAAGAAAGATTTTTCTTATGCGAATGATCTAGTCGCGTTTATCCAGGAACAAGGTGATTTTAATATTATAGGTGCTTGTTATCCTGAAACCCATAGTGATGCAGCAAATTCAGTGGAGGATATTAGAAACTTAAAAAGGAAAGTGGAATCAGGAACGAATCAATTGATCTCACAATTGTTTTTTGATAATAATTACTTTTATACGTTCAAAGAAAAATGCGATATTGCTACTATCGAGGTGCCGATTCAAGCTGGGATCATGCCTGTCGTCAATAAAAAGCAAATTGAACGTATGGTCAAGATGTCTAATGTGACACTGCCAACAAAGTTTTTAAAAATGATGGAACGTTATGAACATAATCCAGAAGCCATTCGAGATGCAGGTATTGCTTACGCTATCAATCAAATTGTTGATTTAGTCGCACAAGGCGTTGATGGGATTCACTTATATACAATGAATAATCCTTATGTAGCACAAAAAATCAGAGAAGCTACACGTAGTTTATTTGACGCATAGTTGAAGAAATAGGGAGCTAGCAAACTTAAGAAATGTTGAAAAATAGACTGGGCTGATAGCCTGTGTGTGATTGAATACCATTGATTTAAAAAATAGTCTTAACCAAAGACTATTTTTTTATCAATGGTATTTTTTGTTTCATGTGTCCTTGGAATTTACCCTATTTTTAAAAATATAGTTCTAAAAATGCAATAGAATAACTATATAAACGAGCTTTTTTGCAAAAGAAATATATTTGTAATAATCGATTTAAAAGACAAAATAATGTTTTTTTGTTGTCTTTAATCGTTTTTTTTGTATTATGAATTTCTTGTTTTCGCATTATTTATTTATATAAATGTATATAAATAAATAATGCGAAAAAATGATAAAAACAGCAGAGGCGTGGGATGTTGACACCTTGATCAATTATTATTTATTATAGGCTTAAGTTTGTGAAATGGATGGAATACAATTCTTTTGGTTGATTTTTATAATTTTATAGTTAGGATTAATTTATTTGATTTTGTGACTCTCTTATTAGAGAAATTAAGACTAGGGAAAAGTATAGTGATTACTTTCTCTAAATGTTTCCAGAACAAAAAAAGATTCAATCTGGTTTAAAAGGTACTTGATTTGTTTGTTAGCAAGTCTCTGAACTGATTGAAGGAAAGTGTATAACATGGAACAGCGAAGAGTGAAAAGACATAGGAACTCATCTCTTGATGAGAGACCAAGAAAGAAGAAGCCTTCTTCTAGTTCAAAAAGCAGGCAGAAGAAACAAACATACAACAAATCAAGTGTAAATGGAAAAAATCCAAAGACTCTTCGGCCACAATCACGACAGAAGAGTCGACAAAAGAAACAGCAATCGAAAGTGCGAAAAAAACGGTCTTCTCTAAAAAATAAAGGGGTAAAAAAAATTTTAGATCTGCTATTTTATATCATTACTCTAGGATTGATTTGTATGTCGATTCTTTTTGCATTTAGTGATGATCAAAATAAGACTATTTTTGGCTATCGTATCTTTAATGTGTTGACAAATTCAATGGCACCTAATGAACGTGATCAAAAACCTGGTGGCTTTTATGCTGGGGATGTCATCATTGTAAAGGACATTCAAGGAGATACTGCAAAAAAAGGTGACGTGATTACCTACCGACCTTCAATGAAAAGCGAAGCTTTTTTAACCCATCGAGTGGTTAAAAAATTAGATCATTTGAATAAATCAAAAGGAACTTACTACATTACTAAAGGAGATAACAATGATACTGAAGATTTACCGATTAGTGAAAAACAAGTGGTAGGGAAAAAAATAATTGTTTTTCCAAAAATTGGTGCAGTTTTAAAGTTCATTCGAAAAAACTTTATTGTGTCTATTATCTTTATGCTGTCTATCTTTGGTTTTATATTGGTAATTAAGATGTATATATTCTCGAAGTAGCTTCCTAATTTAGTGAAATGATGTCAAATTAAATAAAAAAATATGTGGGGGAAGTAAAAATGAAAAATAAAAAGTTATTGATTATAGCAGGTTTATTCGCCTTACTGGCTTTGGGGGCTGGGACTTTTGCCTGGTTTACTAGTGAGGACTCGGTTACCAATCATTTTGAGGGCGAAATTGCCGGAAATGATATTCAGATTGTGGAGACATTTACACCTGAAGAAGATTGGACACCAGGAGAAGGGGTCGCAAAAAAAGTTTCTGTAGCCAATGTATCGGAATATGATGCATTGATTCGCGTAAGTTTTGAAGAAGTATTCAAAAAATTAAGAGACAACAATGAGATTTATTTCGATGGAACAGAAACGTACATTTGGGCATCCGGGCCGAACAAAGGAAGTGAATTATCAAGCCCACCAGTAGTACCTAAGGCTATGCCTTCAAAATCAGACTATGTAAGTTTAGGCTATAAAGATGTCACAGCAAACTTATCAACAGAAGTAAAGAATATTACAGTTGCGAATAAAGAATATCGTTTTAAAATATATGAGAAGGAAGTACAAGCAGCTGGCAACAAGCCATCTGGGGAGCCTATTCCAGAAGAATATTCCTATGTAGCACAATGGGAAGCATCTGATAGTACTAAAGCAAAAGCATATATTGGGAATACGTCAGGTAGTATTGAACGTAATCGAACCACTCAGAAATTAACCTTAGTAAATCCAGCATATCTTTCTATGATCGATGCAACTTATAATGAAATAAAGGAGAACTGGGCTGAGCCTAATAAACTATATAATAAACCTGCTGTAGACGAAATAACCTATAAAGCATTTGCAGATGACCTTATTCAATTAGGGTTTACAGAGCTGACCAAAGAGATTACTAAAAATAAATGGTACTACAATGTAGCGGATGGGCATTTTTATTTTGTTGGAAAAGTATTACGTGGCACCCAAACTCCTCAACTTTTGGATAGTGTAAAATTAATGGAGCAAGCGGACAACAGCTATAGCTTACTTCAATTTGATTTGATAGTAAATGCAAATGGAATTCAAAATGCACAACAATCAATCAAAGACTCATGGAAAACCGATGTAAGTAATCCTGCTTTGTACGACAAACTAGTGGAATTTTGTGACTATTAATAAATAGAAAACAATGGTGATATAGAATGGAAAAGATAAAATACCTTTGTCAGCTATTCAGTTTGATTATTATAAGTTTATCAATCATCGGTGGTTCTCCGTATTTTGCCCATGGGGCTGAGGGAGAACCACTGCCTTCTGGTATTGTCATTGGAGACGATAAAGGAATCCAGGTTCAATCTGATGGGGAATATCTAGTTGAAATCAATGATGTCCTACCAGGCAAAAAGTGGACGCTTGACATTGATTTAATGAGCGTAGATAAGGGCACACCGTATGATTTAAGCATGCAAATTTTTGAGCCTGCATTAAGCGGTCCAATCGACTTTTCCAAAGCAATTCATATGGTGCTGAATTATGCAGGAAAAGAAATTTATGATGGTCCGGCTTCTGGTATTAGCGCTAAAACGAATCTACAAGAATCTGACTATTCTTTAGGAACATTTCATCCGGGGGATAGTAAGCGTTTACGCGTTGTTTTTGAAATGGATCACACCTATACTAAAAATGATTTTCAGGTAAAAAGTATGATGGAAAATGTTTGGAAATTTCGAGCAATCAAAAATCAAGAGCCTGAGCAAACAAAAAACAAAAAACAAACAAAACGAAAACAGTTTTTTCCGCAGACTGGAGAAGAGTGGCGGGACGTATTGATTTATATTTGTTTAGGCTTATTTATATTGTTGATGGCAGTTCTGATTTTGAAAAAGAAATACGACGATCAAAAGAAACGCTCATAAATGATGAATCAACTCATGATCGAATTAGGAAGTTTGGAGGGAACACCTCTTGAAAAAGAAGAAACGTAGATCTATAAAATATAAAAAAAAAGCAAGAGTTGCTAAAAGAGGTTTCCGTTTATATTTAGCTCTCTTTGCGTTATTTTTTTCTAGCCTGTTGATTCTTGGAAGTACCTATGCTTGGTTTACATCAGCTGATTCCGTTACAAATAAATTTGAAAGCGGACGTTTTCAAGCTGAATTAACGGAAGTTTTTAAACCGAATCTGACCTGGCAGCCTGGGAAAGATACTACAAAGCAAATTCGTGTTCAGAACACAGGACAATTACCTGCTCTTGTGAGAGTTTCCCTATACGAGTATTTGTTAACTTTCAAAATAGATGTCAGAGATAAAATAGGTAATGGGAATTTAATAACCGTTTCAAGCGAACAAAAACCAGTAGTTAATGGGAAAGATTTAGCTACTTGGCAACCTGCTTCAGAAAAAGGTGGTACATATAAGGATGGCTCACTTTATTATGTAGCTAATAAAGCTTATATAGCAGATCGAACGAATAGCAAAGATAGATATATGTTAAATGACCCCGCAAGAAAAGCTCTGCCATTTCACTTCATTGAAATCAATTTTTCAGCGTACATGATTACTTCACTTCCCAAACCAGGAGTAAAGAACTATTGGATTTATGAAGATGGATATTTTTACTATTCTGAAGTATTAATACCTGGAAATATAAGTGAACCATTAGTAGATAATGTATCACTTTCTTCAAGTGCATCAAATACCTACAAAGGAGCATTATATCAGCTGAATCCCTATTTAGAAGCTCATGATCCTATAAAAAC
The Enterococcus silesiacus DNA segment above includes these coding regions:
- a CDS encoding hemolysin; translation: MLAINFLILFLMIAITAFFVASEFALVKIRMSRLEQLKKDNVKNAELAIHVTHHLDAYLSASQLGITLTGLIIGWVGEGSVAALLHPLIGNLPISAALSRTISVILGFAIVTYVDVVVGELLPKSYSIAQTEKVVLAIVKPLHYFYKVMYPFIWLLNHSAAKLGKLLGIKLVSEGEETLTQEELLFVAVDSYKKGELTKEEYHYMENVFEFDDTLAKEIQVDRTSMEVFEVDETVEQAIQHSLKRGHSRYPVIEESKDNVLGYVTLPALIKESFIDNQRKVSELVEEPIVALATTPIKSLLTMMRKEGKHIAILKDEYGGTTGMVTIEDILEELVGDIRDETDLENALIAKESDHSYIVSGKITLDDFERYFKVKIAAFEESEMSTLAGFIVERKNNQIAVGDTIEIDGFTFEVMDYEHAHIDYFKVKKIAE
- a CDS encoding L-lactate dehydrogenase is translated as MRKVGIIGLGHVGATLAYTLVTENLVDELVLIDKDEKLAISEQYDLLDAQVFLTGKTTIIIQDYQALRDASVIVFCAGQISALGDDGDRFKELEITSKIVEDTAPQIKQSGFDGIIVTITNPCDVIAAYMQKLTGFETNKVFGTGTMLDTARMKQAVSRNLAIDSRNVGGYVYGEHGDSQFVAWSSVTVGDRPLLSWNRELDLETLDEDVRAGGWNAFAGKGYTSYGIATCAARLIRMILNDSKTIVPVSAYNKQADVYYGQPVVIGKNGIESFVDCPLTDKENDSLTCSIEIIKNGLANLPFKP
- a CDS encoding DNA integration/recombination/inversion protein produces the protein MINLTEITEKMSPNQKINYDRVLQKVIAEWGKSAIRPTILLHSCCAPCSTYSLEYLTQYADVTIFFANSNIHPRAEYQRREIVQKKFVEDFNEQTNNQVQFLAAPYEPNKFIQMVQEKELTEEPEGGKRCSACFQMRLDIVAEKAQELGYDYFGSALTLSPKKNSQLINEIGIDIQKFYATNYLPSDFKKNNGYKRSIELCKEYDVYRQCYCGCMFAATKQGVNLKTVNKEAKEFLAECKK
- a CDS encoding 5-methyltetrahydropteroyltriglutamate--homocysteine methyltransferase — protein: MKTSIIGFPRVGESRELKFATEKYFRKEITEEELEAKGKELRHKHWQLLVDQGIDFIPSGDFSFFDTTLDTALLLNLVPEKYQSLQLSPLETYFALARGYQGAAGDVTALAMKKWFNTNYHYMVPEIDDTTELKLVGDSLFKAFNEAKEHDIITRPTILGPFTLLKLATYHGSKQAADFYEDAIIAYGQIFDQLAASGCEWLQIDEPALVLDLSPAEVQQFKGLYQRLLAKKGHLNILVQTYFGDVRDTYQELIELPFDGIGLDFVEGRKTVSLLEEYGFPKGTLLFAGIVNGKNIWKNNYQETLSLLEKIQPFGTIVLNTSCSLLHVPFTLANESALETTVTNHFAFAVEKLAELNELKKIVADKQTHHELLKGNTALFVQERFSKNKHVAQQIEALTERDFIRLPVLAERATIQKEKLQLPILPTTTIGSFPQTKEVKQNRAKFKKGEITEAEYTAFNQEKIAECVGFQEEIGLDVLVHGEFERNDMVEYFGESLDGYLFTEKAWVQSYGTRCVKPPIIWGDVSRSQPITVAYSKYAQTLTDKPMKGMLTGPVTILNWSFPREDISLRESTLQLALAIQEEVLDLETNGIEIIQIDEAALREKLPLRQTDWHCEYLAWAIPAFRLVHSKVQPTTQIHTHMCYSEFADIIQDIDNMDADVISFEASRSNLDILDALKAIDFQTQVGPGVYDIHSPRVPSVEEIETTIHNILTKLPIEKVWVNPDCGLKTRGVPETKASLKNLVLAAKKVRGGV
- a CDS encoding 5,10-methylenetetrahydrofolate reductase → MRTDTLFKEKTVFSYEIFPPRRTAPVDTIYHTLDRLKGQQPDFISVTLGAGGIGANLSTVDIAQKIQDEQFLPSVAHLPAVNFSKDEIVVILEELKQKKVENVLALRGDLLPDKEPKKDFSYANDLVAFIQEQGDFNIIGACYPETHSDAANSVEDIRNLKRKVESGTNQLISQLFFDNNYFYTFKEKCDIATIEVPIQAGIMPVVNKKQIERMVKMSNVTLPTKFLKMMERYEHNPEAIRDAGIAYAINQIVDLVAQGVDGIHLYTMNNPYVAQKIREATRSLFDA